Within Lolium rigidum isolate FL_2022 chromosome 5, APGP_CSIRO_Lrig_0.1, whole genome shotgun sequence, the genomic segment AAGAGGCGGATATTATGACTGATCTTTATTATTGTGCTCTCCTGCAGGTGGATGTGGAGCTTGTGTAGTCCTTATAGCAAAATATAATCCAACAAAAGATGAAGTGACTGAATTTTCTGCAAGTTCATGCTTGACCCTCCTGTACAATATAAATTTCTATTCAATTATCACGACTGAAGGTCTGGGAAATACACAAGATGGTCTTCATGCTATTCAGAAAAGAATGTCCGGGTTCCATGCTTCTCAATGTGGTTTCTGCACTCCTGGCATGTGCATGTCCATTTTCACTTCTCTTGCCAATGCTGACAAATCCAAGAAGCCTGAACCACCAAATGGGTTCTCAAAGTTAACTGTATCCGAAGCAGAAAGGGCCTTCTCAGGCAACTTGTGTCGATGTACTGGTTACCGACCAATAGTTGATGCCTGCAAAAGTTTCGCTTCAGATGTTGACTTGGAGGATTTGGGTCTTAATATATTCTGGAAGAAAAGCGATAAACATGCTGATGTTAGCAAATTGCCTACTTATACTCTTGGTGGCGGAGTCTGCACTTTCCCGGACTTCCTAAAATctgagatcaaatcatctcttgaTCAACTAAATGATTCATTTATGTTCTCCGGGGAGGGATGGTATCATCCAAAAAGTATTGAGCAATATTATGACTTATTAAACTCTGGCATATTTAGTGACTGCTGTGTCAAAGTAGTCGTTGGAAACACAGGTTCTGGTGTATACAAGGATCAAGACCTATATAACAAGTATATTGACATAGGTGGTATTCCAGAACTGTCAGCTATTTTAAGAAAAGATAACGGCATTGAAATTGGAGCAGCTACACCAATTTCTATGGCCATCAAGATACTTGAGCAAGGAAATGAATCTATATCAGCTCCAAAGGGAAGTTTAGTTTATAGAAAACTTGCCGAACACATGAGCAAAGTTGCTACACCGTTTGTCCGTAACACAGCAAGCCTTGGTGGAAACATAATTTTGGCACAGAAATACCCATTTGCTTCAGACATAGCAACCATACTTCTTGGTGCTGCTTCCACTGTCCGTCTTCAGGTTGCTTCACAAGCGCTAGAGGTTACTTTGGAAGAGTTTCTGGAGCATCCTCCTCTTGATCCTAGTACTTTACTTCTGAGCATATTTATTCCACATTGGACTTCAGATTCTCAGACAGAAACAAGTGTTGTCTTTGAAACTTATCGAGCAGCACCACGCCCTCTTGGCAATGCTGTTTCATATATTAATTCTGCTTTCCTGGGACTTGTCTCCTTGAATGAATCATCTGGTGATCCTGTATTGAGCAACCTACACTTGGCTTTTGGTGCTTACGGgacagaacatgctgttagagcAAAAAAAGTTGAAGAGCACCTCACTGGAAAATTGGTGACTCCATCGGTTGTGCTTGAAGCAGTTCATTTACTCAGAGAAACAATTGTACCAATGGAAGGAACATCACATCCCGAATACAGAGTTAGTGTGGCTGTTGGGTTTCTCTTCAGTTTCCTATCTTCATTTTCTGAAGGCATCAAAGGGCCTGGAAAAACCCTGAACTTCAGCTCTGCTAGTTCTGTAGACACAGATGATCTCTGTAACCTGCCATTATCTTCCCGCAGAGAAACAGTTTCCGGTGATAAATATAAACCAGTTGGTGAACCAATTAAAAAGTATGGAGTTGAGCTTCAAGCTTCTGGTATGTGGTTACTGGTTAGCTTACATCATCAGAATGTCTAATGGATCTAGAAGCTATTTTCCTCCCCATATCATCCATCTTTTAGTATTATGTATAGATTGATAGACTTTCTTTTCTTTACTGCAGGGGAGGCGGTATATGTAGATGATATTCCTGCTCCAAATAATTGCCTCTATGGAGAGTTTATTTACAGCACAAAACCTCTTGCGCATGTCAAGAGTATTAAGTTCAAGCCTTCTTTAGCATCCGAGAAGATCCTGACAGTTATTTCTGCGAAGGATATTCCAAGTGGAGGGCAAAATATTGGATCATCATACTTGTTTGGGGATGAAATACTTTTTGGTGATCCAATTGCTGAGTACGCTGGCCAAGCTCTTGGTGTTGTGGTATTTATCTTCTCTTCTTAATATTCAAATGTTAATAAATTACAGCATACCAAATAGTGATTTGTAAATGTTTGCTTCATTATTCTTTTTTGTAAAACCAATTGTGGATGTTAATTATATAGTTTTGAATAACGAGGGGCCAGTATGTACAAATTAAATACCTTAATTTCACACAGATTTTCATCTTGGGTGGTCACACTTAGTGCACCCTCCAACCCTATTTAGTTCAAAGAAGTTCATTTAATTGCACTAAATAGAGTTGGTGGGTACCCTAATGGTCATTAATGTAAACCTCTAAGTTCATGCAGAATTATAAGCATATATCTGTATCCAGAGTCTTATGTGTACAATACCCTAAGGAAAGCCCAATCAGTTAAACACATGCGAAGATTTTCTGTGGTAGCACTACTATGCGCTTATTTCTGTTTCTTTCATGATATTTTTTTATGGAAATTAGGTACACAAAGAACAGCACAAGTGCCTATGCAAAAATATACTGAACTGATGGCACGTTTTAATATAAAAAGATTGTTTCAACTTTAAACAGAGTAATCTTGTGAAATTAAACTATTAATGGTTAGCGAAGAACTGAATATGTGCCCCTAATTACATTGCCTTTTTATTTAAAGATCATAAACTTATTACATAGTGTTGGAATTCTTTATTTCTTAAACATTACTGTTACTGAAATTTGGACATTACCTCAGGTTGCAGAAACTCAGAGATATGCCAACTTGGCACGAAAACAGGTTATTATTGAATATGACACAAAAGATTTGAAGCCACCAATCTTAACTGTAGAACAAGCAGTACAAAACAACAGCTATTTCAATGTTCCCCCAGAGAGGTATCCAAAACAAGTCGGTGATTTTTCCAAGGGCATGGCCGAAGCTGATCACAAGATCCTGTCGACAGAAGTATGCTCATTTCACTTTCTCTGGGATATTTTCGTAATGACATCTCACGTGCATTGCTGAAAATTTATACGAAGTATTTATACTTTTTTGAAGTAGGAACTTATAACAGTTTTtccttcgagaaaacgcaaaagctCTGCGCCTTGAGTTTATGTACAAGCCAAAGAAAGGGTGACACACACGGTATTACAACTCGACGCCCCTACAAACTAGGCCCACAGGGAGCAGCTCCACCAACATCTTTACCTGTGAAAAGAACAATACTAGGCCCCGCAGGGAGCAGCTCCTATTAAA encodes:
- the LOC124656184 gene encoding putative aldehyde oxidase-like protein, giving the protein MKLEKVVFALNGRRYEVAGGEVDPSTTLLEFIRTRTPFTGTKLGCGEGGCGACVVLIAKYNPTKDEVTEFSASSCLTLLYNINFYSIITTEGLGNTQDGLHAIQKRMSGFHASQCGFCTPGMCMSIFTSLANADKSKKPEPPNGFSKLTVSEAERAFSGNLCRCTGYRPIVDACKSFASDVDLEDLGLNIFWKKSDKHADVSKLPTYTLGGGVCTFPDFLKSEIKSSLDQLNDSFMFSGEGWYHPKSIEQYYDLLNSGIFSDCCVKVVVGNTGSGVYKDQDLYNKYIDIGGIPELSAILRKDNGIEIGAATPISMAIKILEQGNESISAPKGSLVYRKLAEHMSKVATPFVRNTASLGGNIILAQKYPFASDIATILLGAASTVRLQVASQALEVTLEEFLEHPPLDPSTLLLSIFIPHWTSDSQTETSVVFETYRAAPRPLGNAVSYINSAFLGLVSLNESSGDPVLSNLHLAFGAYGTEHAVRAKKVEEHLTGKLVTPSVVLEAVHLLRETIVPMEGTSHPEYRVSVAVGFLFSFLSSFSEGIKGPGKTLNFSSASSVDTDDLCNLPLSSRRETVSGDKYKPVGEPIKKYGVELQASGEAVYVDDIPAPNNCLYGEFIYSTKPLAHVKSIKFKPSLASEKILTVISAKDIPSGGQNIGSSYLFGDEILFGDPIAEYAGQALGVVVAETQRYANLARKQVIIEYDTKDLKPPILTVEQAVQNNSYFNVPPERYPKQVGDFSKGMAEADHKILSTEVKLASQYYFYMETQTALAIPDEDNTMVVYSSSQYPELAQSVIAKCLGIPFNNVRAITRRVGGGFGGKATKSFNVATAAALCAYKLRRPVRMYLNRSTDMVMVGGRHPVKAYYSVGFKSDGKVTALHLEVLINAGISPDASPIIPDTIISGLKKYNWGALSFDIKVCKTNNPSKSVMRAPGDTQGSFIAEAIIEHVASVLSLDANTIRQKNFHTYDSLVLFYPESAGEASAYTLHFIFDRLLSTSSYLHRAKSVKQFNSCNKWRKQGISCVPLIFKVEPRPAPGRVSVLNDGSIVVEVGGIEIGQGLWTKVQQTTAFALGQLWPDGCECLLDRVRVLQADTLNLIQGGVTAGSTTSESSCAAILQACNMLIHRLKPVMDKLKQQAGAVSWDSLISQASTDNVNLSSSSYWVPGQESNRYLNYGACISEVEIDVLTGAITILRGDIIYDCGKSMNPAVDLGQIEGSFVQGIGFFIYEEHETNADGLVVSDSTWDYKIPSVDTIPKHFNVEVLNTGYHKDRVLSSKASGEPAVVLASSIHCAVREAIRAAREEFGSSPLVFQLDVPAPMTVVKELCGLDIVEKHLENQSAHQFAAGA